Proteins encoded within one genomic window of Companilactobacillus sp.:
- a CDS encoding YlbG family protein, producing MFKKTERQALYVWLYSMKWKRKLQRFGTIYYTSPKMKYVMIYVNSNNLAEVQKELQTKKYVKRISLAHRKELDEHFEMKANSKDTESEEK from the coding sequence ATGTTCAAAAAAACAGAACGTCAGGCGCTTTACGTCTGGCTGTATTCGATGAAGTGGAAACGTAAATTGCAAAGATTTGGCACGATTTACTACACTTCTCCAAAAATGAAATACGTGATGATCTACGTTAATTCAAATAATTTAGCTGAGGTACAAAAAGAACTGCAAACTAAAAAGTACGTCAAGCGCATCTCATTAGCACATCGTAAGGAATTGGACGAACATTTTGAGATGAAAGCAAACAGTAAAGATACTGAGAGTGAGGAAAAATGA
- a CDS encoding SepM family pheromone-processing serine protease, with amino-acid sequence MKFNKSRNKFIGGIFIVIIIILFFTYPTGYYLEVPGSAESTAQYVKVDGKHDKKKGDLLLTTVGIQPASPFLLVKSMGNDFETAYPKDELMGNETSSQYFQVQQYYMKSATNNAIQAAYTKAHKPFKQVYKGVYVMDITDNSDFKNKLKVGDTINSINGYKFKSSTSFINYVKKQDKNSKVTIKFVRDGKTKTATGGLVKLEQTKRYGLGITLTDDSVAKGNPPTTINAGDIGGPSAGLMFTLQVYSQVANKDLKKGRTIAGTGTISPDGTVGPIGGIDKKVFAASAEGATIFFAPDDPVTKEIKKYDPHYVNNYHLAKQAAKKINTKMKIVPVKKLDDAINYLEK; translated from the coding sequence TTGAAATTTAATAAATCACGGAACAAATTTATTGGCGGTATTTTTATTGTCATCATTATTATTTTATTTTTCACTTATCCAACTGGATATTATCTAGAAGTTCCTGGTAGCGCTGAATCGACTGCCCAATACGTTAAAGTAGATGGCAAACACGACAAGAAAAAGGGCGATTTGTTGCTGACAACAGTGGGAATACAACCGGCCAGTCCGTTCTTATTGGTAAAGTCGATGGGAAATGATTTTGAAACTGCCTATCCTAAAGATGAGCTAATGGGTAATGAGACTTCTTCCCAGTATTTCCAAGTTCAACAATATTACATGAAATCTGCTACTAATAACGCCATCCAAGCCGCATATACTAAGGCTCATAAACCCTTTAAGCAAGTCTATAAGGGTGTTTACGTCATGGATATCACTGATAATTCTGACTTTAAGAATAAGCTTAAAGTTGGTGATACGATCAATTCGATCAATGGATACAAATTTAAGAGTTCAACTTCTTTTATAAATTACGTTAAGAAGCAAGATAAAAACTCTAAAGTTACCATCAAGTTCGTCCGAGATGGAAAGACTAAAACTGCCACTGGCGGTTTAGTCAAACTCGAGCAAACTAAACGTTACGGCTTAGGAATCACCTTAACTGATGATTCTGTAGCAAAGGGTAATCCGCCAACGACAATTAATGCCGGCGATATCGGTGGACCTTCAGCCGGATTAATGTTTACGCTACAAGTTTATTCACAAGTGGCAAATAAGGACTTGAAGAAGGGCAGAACGATTGCTGGAACTGGCACGATCAGTCCCGACGGTACAGTTGGACCAATTGGCGGTATCGATAAGAAAGTCTTTGCTGCTTCAGCAGAAGGAGCCACGATCTTCTTTGCTCCTGATGATCCTGTTACTAAAGAAATTAAAAAGTATGACCCTCATTACGTTAATAATTATCATTTGGCCAAACAGGCTGCTAAAAAGATCAATACTAAGATGAAGATCGTACCTGTTAAAAAATTGGATGATGCAATTAATTATCTCGAAAAATAA
- a CDS encoding DNA internalization-related competence protein ComEC/Rec2, with amino-acid sequence MALIRILFLKRNKVLKTVIVFSILMGTYFAFVLHQQMASHLIGSADSGVIFPDEIKINGDQLSGVIKLPDQKARFNYQLKSQTEKKSWDDLRSPVLIEFKASRQQGIPGPRNPGEFDFKQYENHQNIFQSFTIDRIDRSMQYIPNSFFDSIHLYRVNFLNYLSQLPHWMKIQAQGLLAGYSGPDSRNLFDVLSVLGVIHLFSLSGLHIFLLIFIIQKTCSFLRINKELVDWTLLLILPIFGIFVGLKTGIMRAIVLAMMLIVVDKFKIDLSRLDLFGITILICLLLDPFALIEMGGQLSFVLSGALLYLNEQGYLMTSLKMNLLSLPIICFYTFQFSIWIWLMNIIFVPIFTYLILPSAILSAIFPNSLRGCWIQLNNFFELLYSSMSKLSDSKFSTIVVGQIPILITVALVLLGLLQLNRKRIVNIYFKYYLALFFLGIIYLKFPIFGMVSIIDVGQGDSILVTTPFVRKSILIDTGGKLKFPSPDWKKHDSKNQVELSTIPYLKSRGISKLDQVFLSHKDVDHIGNLDTLLTKFPVGQVNFGIGLDQNQRIKSIIHNHPDVKFSSHRRGENFFVGGSKWQVLWPDHKAMGENGDSLTLLADLGGKKWLFTGDLDIENEHKILSLQHFHVDFLKAGHHGSKTATSDELLKITDPSLALISAGVNNRYGHPNKETIDRLDHHHVPHLNTAGYGMISWYYFPISQISGVRTYLRVK; translated from the coding sequence TTGGCATTGATTCGAATTTTGTTTTTAAAGCGGAACAAAGTTTTAAAGACAGTGATTGTTTTTTCAATTCTGATGGGTACTTATTTTGCGTTCGTTCTCCATCAACAGATGGCCTCTCATTTGATTGGCTCAGCTGATTCGGGAGTCATTTTTCCGGATGAGATCAAAATTAATGGGGATCAATTATCTGGAGTCATTAAGTTACCAGATCAGAAGGCCAGATTCAATTACCAGTTAAAGAGTCAAACCGAAAAGAAAAGTTGGGATGATCTAAGGTCACCAGTTTTGATTGAATTTAAAGCTAGTCGTCAGCAAGGTATTCCTGGTCCGAGAAATCCTGGCGAATTCGATTTTAAACAATATGAAAATCATCAAAATATTTTCCAATCATTTACCATTGATAGGATTGACCGATCTATGCAATATATTCCCAATAGTTTTTTTGATAGCATCCATTTATATCGAGTCAATTTTTTAAACTATCTATCACAGTTGCCTCATTGGATGAAGATTCAAGCGCAAGGACTTTTAGCAGGTTACTCTGGACCAGACAGTCGAAATTTATTCGATGTTTTAAGCGTGCTTGGAGTGATCCACTTGTTCAGTTTGTCGGGATTGCACATCTTTTTGCTGATTTTTATTATTCAAAAGACCTGTTCATTTCTCAGAATCAACAAAGAATTAGTTGATTGGACATTATTGTTGATCCTGCCGATTTTCGGAATATTCGTGGGCTTAAAAACTGGAATCATGCGGGCGATAGTTTTAGCGATGATGTTGATTGTCGTAGACAAGTTTAAAATTGATCTTAGTCGACTTGATCTGTTTGGAATCACTATCTTGATTTGTCTATTGCTAGATCCGTTTGCGTTAATCGAGATGGGTGGTCAACTTAGCTTTGTTTTGTCTGGGGCGTTGTTATATTTGAATGAGCAAGGATATTTAATGACTAGTTTGAAGATGAATCTTTTGAGCCTGCCAATCATTTGCTTTTATACCTTTCAATTCAGCATTTGGATCTGGTTAATGAACATAATTTTTGTACCGATATTTACTTATCTAATTTTACCAAGTGCAATTTTGAGTGCTATTTTCCCCAATTCATTGAGAGGTTGCTGGATCCAGTTGAACAATTTTTTTGAACTGTTGTATTCAAGTATGTCTAAATTATCCGATTCAAAATTCTCTACGATTGTCGTTGGGCAAATACCGATTTTAATAACGGTAGCTTTAGTTTTATTAGGGTTGTTGCAGTTAAACCGTAAAAGAATTGTTAACATATACTTCAAATATTATTTAGCATTATTTTTTTTAGGAATAATTTATTTGAAGTTTCCGATATTTGGGATGGTTTCGATCATCGATGTTGGGCAAGGGGATAGCATATTAGTGACGACTCCATTTGTTCGAAAGTCGATCCTGATCGATACCGGCGGGAAATTAAAATTCCCATCGCCAGACTGGAAGAAACATGATTCTAAAAATCAAGTTGAACTCTCAACCATTCCATATTTGAAATCTCGGGGGATATCCAAACTGGATCAAGTGTTTTTATCTCATAAAGATGTTGATCATATTGGTAATTTAGATACATTACTGACTAAATTTCCCGTTGGACAGGTGAATTTTGGAATTGGTTTAGATCAAAATCAGCGGATCAAATCAATTATTCATAATCATCCAGATGTTAAGTTTTCCAGTCATCGAAGGGGAGAAAACTTTTTTGTAGGTGGAAGTAAATGGCAAGTATTGTGGCCTGATCACAAAGCCATGGGAGAAAACGGCGATTCATTGACGCTATTAGCTGACCTCGGTGGGAAAAAATGGTTGTTTACCGGAGACCTGGATATAGAAAATGAACATAAGATTCTATCGCTGCAACATTTTCATGTTGATTTTTTAAAAGCTGGCCATCATGGTTCAAAGACTGCCACTAGCGATGAACTGCTGAAGATTACTGATCCAAGTCTGGCATTGATCTCTGCTGGGGTGAATAATCGTTACGGTCATCCTAATAAAGAAACAATCGATCGTCTGGACCACCATCATGTGCCGCATCTTAATACCGCTGGTTATGGTATGATATCTTGGTATTACTTTCCAATTAGCCAAATATCTGGCGTAAGAACTTATTTAAGGGTGAAATAA
- the holA gene encoding DNA polymerase III subunit delta gives MKLNELKKNLNNQQVDNIYLVTGQETAFINDIQTSFKKLLTSEEIDMNFSSFDLEDVSLEDMIGEAISAPFFGERRLVFAENPYFLTGEKIKHSVEQNPDLLIDYIQNPAPTTVLVIFATYEKLDSRKKITKQLKKLATPVDAGKLDSHLLAKTINQELRQSDFSIEPQALDLLVNKTKGSYSQALNQLDKLKLYALKTKKIDVQAVNELVPQSLDDNVFELMNQILNKNIFEAEELYHQFLLQKIDPILLTAILTSQLRSLIQTKILSQKGLSEATIAKQLKIHPYRVKMSLQQSRRLKTQTLSQMFQQIVDLDYQVKSGQGDKELLFDLFIAKFA, from the coding sequence TTGAAACTTAACGAATTGAAGAAAAACCTCAATAACCAGCAAGTTGATAATATCTACTTAGTCACGGGGCAAGAAACCGCATTTATTAATGATATTCAGACTTCTTTTAAAAAATTATTAACGTCAGAAGAAATCGATATGAACTTCTCCAGTTTTGATCTTGAGGATGTATCGTTAGAGGATATGATTGGCGAAGCTATATCCGCACCATTCTTTGGTGAGAGACGATTAGTATTTGCCGAAAACCCATATTTTTTAACCGGTGAAAAAATCAAACATTCTGTCGAACAAAATCCCGACTTATTGATCGATTACATTCAAAATCCCGCACCAACAACAGTTTTGGTGATTTTTGCAACGTATGAGAAGTTGGACAGCCGTAAAAAAATCACGAAACAGCTTAAAAAGTTGGCAACGCCGGTAGATGCTGGCAAGCTCGATAGTCATTTGTTGGCAAAAACCATCAATCAAGAGTTACGTCAATCTGACTTTTCCATTGAACCACAGGCCTTAGACCTATTGGTGAATAAGACCAAGGGCAGCTATTCACAAGCATTGAATCAATTAGATAAGCTGAAATTATATGCACTTAAGACGAAAAAGATTGATGTTCAAGCGGTAAATGAGTTAGTTCCGCAAAGTTTAGATGATAACGTGTTTGAATTAATGAATCAGATCCTAAATAAAAATATTTTTGAAGCAGAAGAACTTTATCATCAATTCTTATTGCAAAAGATCGATCCAATCTTATTGACTGCAATCTTGACGTCGCAACTACGTTCTTTAATTCAAACAAAGATTTTGAGTCAAAAGGGACTAAGTGAAGCAACGATTGCCAAACAACTAAAGATTCATCCATATCGAGTCAAAATGTCGTTGCAACAATCGCGTCGATTAAAGACTCAGACTTTATCGCAAATGTTCCAGCAAATTGTGGATCTCGACTACCAGGTAAAATCCGGGCAGGGTGATAAAGAATTATTGTTTGATCTGTTTATTGCTAAATTCGCTTAA
- the rsmD gene encoding 16S rRNA (guanine(966)-N(2))-methyltransferase RsmD, whose protein sequence is MKVISGSFRGLNLKPVPGKNTRPTSGKVKEAMFSMVMPYFNNGVALDLFAGTGSLGIEAVSRGYSQAYLVDKAYKAISVIKENVEKTHSSDQFKILKMSATEAIENFSENQVKFDLVFLDPPYRMKITETLIKDMIDKDLLAKDAVIVDETDYEVDLSTIPEITLLKQKDYKDTKVALYHFGGE, encoded by the coding sequence ATGAAAGTAATTTCAGGTTCGTTTCGTGGTCTAAACTTAAAGCCGGTTCCCGGCAAAAATACTCGCCCAACTTCTGGCAAGGTTAAAGAAGCAATGTTCAGTATGGTCATGCCTTATTTTAATAATGGGGTTGCTTTAGATTTATTTGCCGGAACTGGGTCCCTTGGGATCGAGGCTGTTTCTCGCGGATATAGTCAGGCATATTTAGTTGATAAAGCTTATAAAGCAATTTCAGTGATCAAAGAAAATGTCGAAAAAACGCATAGTTCTGACCAATTTAAGATTCTCAAGATGTCTGCCACAGAAGCAATTGAAAATTTTTCCGAAAATCAAGTTAAATTTGATTTGGTATTCTTAGATCCTCCATACCGAATGAAAATAACTGAAACGTTGATCAAAGATATGATCGATAAAGATCTTTTGGCGAAGGATGCAGTCATAGTTGATGAGACCGACTATGAGGTCGATTTATCGACCATTCCAGAAATCACATTGTTGAAACAAAAAGACTACAAAGATACGAAGGTTGCTTTGTATCATTTTGGAGGAGAATAA
- the typA gene encoding translational GTPase TypA gives MTKIREDIRNIAIIAHVDHGKTTLVNEMLKQSDTLGEHYQIQDRALDSNAIERERGITILSKNTAVDYDGKKINILDTPGHADFGGEVERIMKMVDGVLLVVDAYEGTMPQTRFVLKKALEQHLTPIVVINKVDRPGARPEEVVDEVLELFIELGANDDQLEFPVVYASAINGTSSYSSDPADQKHTMNPLFDTIIKTIPAPIDNSDEPLQFQVALLDYNDYVGRIGIGRIFRGKIAVGDNVTVMKLDGSTKNFRVTKLFGFMGLDRVEINEAKAGDLIAVSGMEDIYVGETVTPVDHQEALPLLRIDEPTLQMTFLQNNSPFAGREGTEVTARKIDDRLRRQLHTDVSLKVEDTDQAGQWLVSGRGELHLSILVEEMRREGFELQLSRPEVIYKNIDGVNSEPYEEVTIDTPDQYVGSVIDAMSQRKGDMANMESTGNNQTRLVFSAPSRGLIGFSTEFLSMTGGYGILNHTFSEYKPVVKNWEPGRRTGALVSINQGPSTTYSLQSVEDRGTLFIGAGVDVYEGMIVGESSRDQDIAVTVTKGKNLTNTRASGKDHAAAIKTPKDMSLEQSIEFLNEDELCEVTPTSVRLRKKILDTNERKKYDKQRKMSKKA, from the coding sequence TTGACTAAAATAAGAGAAGATATTAGAAATATTGCTATTATCGCCCACGTTGACCACGGTAAAACTACTTTAGTTAACGAAATGCTAAAGCAATCAGACACATTAGGAGAACACTATCAAATCCAAGATCGTGCTCTTGATTCAAACGCAATTGAAAGAGAACGTGGTATCACAATCCTTTCCAAAAACACAGCGGTTGACTATGATGGCAAGAAGATCAATATTTTGGATACACCAGGACACGCGGACTTCGGTGGTGAAGTTGAGCGTATCATGAAGATGGTTGATGGTGTATTGCTAGTTGTTGATGCTTATGAAGGAACAATGCCACAAACACGTTTTGTTCTTAAAAAGGCTCTTGAACAACATTTGACACCAATCGTTGTTATTAACAAGGTCGATAGACCAGGTGCTCGTCCTGAAGAAGTTGTTGACGAAGTTCTTGAATTGTTTATCGAACTTGGCGCAAATGACGACCAACTTGAATTCCCTGTTGTATATGCATCAGCCATCAACGGTACATCAAGTTACTCATCAGATCCTGCAGATCAAAAACACACAATGAATCCATTGTTTGACACAATCATCAAGACAATCCCAGCACCAATCGACAATTCAGACGAACCATTACAATTCCAAGTTGCTTTACTTGATTATAATGACTACGTTGGTCGTATTGGTATCGGACGTATCTTCCGTGGAAAGATTGCGGTAGGTGACAATGTTACAGTTATGAAACTTGACGGTTCAACTAAGAACTTCCGTGTAACTAAGCTATTTGGTTTCATGGGTCTAGATCGTGTTGAGATCAATGAGGCTAAGGCCGGGGACTTAATTGCTGTTTCAGGTATGGAAGATATTTATGTTGGTGAAACTGTTACACCAGTTGACCACCAAGAAGCACTTCCATTGTTACGTATTGATGAACCAACACTTCAAATGACTTTCTTACAAAACAACTCACCATTCGCTGGTCGCGAAGGTACAGAAGTTACTGCTAGAAAGATCGATGACCGTTTAAGAAGACAACTTCATACTGATGTCTCTCTTAAAGTTGAAGATACAGACCAAGCTGGTCAATGGCTAGTTTCAGGTCGTGGTGAACTTCACCTTTCAATTCTTGTTGAAGAAATGCGTCGTGAAGGATTTGAATTACAACTATCACGTCCAGAAGTTATCTACAAGAATATCGATGGCGTAAACTCAGAACCTTATGAGGAAGTTACTATCGATACACCTGACCAATACGTTGGTTCAGTTATTGACGCAATGTCACAACGTAAGGGTGACATGGCTAACATGGAAAGTACTGGTAACAACCAAACTCGTTTGGTATTCTCAGCTCCATCACGTGGTTTGATCGGATTCTCAACAGAATTCCTTTCAATGACTGGTGGTTACGGAATTTTGAACCATACTTTCTCAGAATACAAGCCTGTTGTTAAGAACTGGGAACCAGGTAGAAGAACTGGTGCTTTGGTTTCAATCAACCAAGGTCCATCAACTACTTATTCACTTCAATCAGTTGAAGATCGTGGTACATTATTTATCGGTGCCGGTGTTGACGTATATGAAGGTATGATCGTTGGTGAAAGTAGCCGTGATCAAGATATCGCTGTTACAGTTACTAAAGGTAAGAACCTTACTAATACTCGTGCTTCTGGTAAAGACCACGCTGCTGCTATCAAGACTCCTAAAGATATGTCTCTTGAACAATCAATTGAATTCTTGAACGAAGATGAACTTTGTGAAGTAACACCTACAAGTGTCCGTCTACGTAAGAAAATCCTTGATACAAACGAACGTAAGAAGTATGACAAGCAACGTAAAATGTCTAAAAAAGCTTAA
- a CDS encoding inositol monophosphatase family protein: MKEKSQEIDRFLVDLLTRVGEDLRKDVTKHKQVDTKSGPNDLVTNFDKSTEKMIVTTIKKQYPNATIVSEEGFGDDVKSMDGLVFFVDPIDGTMNFVKCHESFASMIGVYLDGKPFVGAIIDVMQKKIFHGGPEIGVFQNGKKLSQPDDIELKDGLVVISGPMVLKNYLNTQEVVHKSSGLRVLGCAGVVFKHVMTGKEVLYMSYLRPWDLAAGRVLCETLGLKVVGVDGEPVNMLKSQVVIAGTQKVVSEVLQTVKNSN; this comes from the coding sequence ATGAAGGAAAAAAGTCAAGAAATAGATAGATTCTTAGTCGATCTTTTAACTAGGGTGGGTGAAGACCTACGTAAAGACGTTACAAAACATAAGCAAGTTGATACTAAATCAGGTCCAAACGATCTAGTCACAAATTTTGATAAATCCACGGAAAAGATGATTGTTACCACCATCAAAAAACAGTATCCAAACGCCACGATAGTTAGCGAAGAGGGTTTTGGAGATGACGTGAAATCAATGGATGGATTGGTCTTTTTTGTCGACCCGATCGATGGGACGATGAATTTTGTGAAATGTCATGAAAGTTTTGCATCTATGATCGGGGTTTATTTAGATGGTAAGCCATTTGTTGGTGCCATCATTGACGTTATGCAGAAAAAGATTTTTCACGGTGGTCCAGAGATTGGCGTTTTCCAAAACGGCAAGAAGCTGAGCCAGCCTGACGATATCGAACTCAAAGATGGTTTGGTAGTTATCAGTGGACCAATGGTATTGAAAAATTATTTAAACACTCAAGAAGTCGTCCACAAGAGCAGTGGCTTGCGGGTATTAGGTTGTGCCGGAGTGGTCTTTAAACACGTCATGACGGGCAAAGAGGTCCTATATATGTCATATTTAAGACCTTGGGATCTAGCTGCCGGAAGAGTTCTTTGTGAGACCTTGGGATTAAAGGTGGTTGGAGTTGACGGAGAGCCTGTTAATATGCTAAAATCACAAGTCGTAATAGCTGGTACTCAGAAAGTTGTTTCTGAAGTACTTCAGACAGTTAAAAACTCAAACTAA
- the coaD gene encoding pantetheine-phosphate adenylyltransferase, with amino-acid sequence MAEKIGLYAGSFDPITNGHVDIIRRAAKLFDKLIVAPMTNTSKRYLFSYAEKKIFIEEETQDLANVIVVDGKDQLTTDLAKQYHATFLVRSMRNADDFGYESGVSSINKALDDDIETIFLISDTKYSTISSSMIKEVAKFNGDITKFVSKHVAQELTKRLQKGN; translated from the coding sequence ATGGCTGAAAAAATTGGACTTTATGCAGGTAGTTTTGATCCCATTACTAATGGTCATGTCGATATAATTAGACGGGCTGCTAAGTTATTTGATAAGCTGATAGTTGCTCCAATGACAAACACATCAAAAAGATATCTCTTTAGTTATGCTGAGAAAAAAATCTTTATCGAAGAAGAGACTCAAGATCTTGCTAACGTGATCGTGGTTGATGGAAAAGATCAATTGACGACCGATTTGGCAAAACAATACCATGCAACTTTTTTAGTCCGTTCGATGAGAAATGCTGATGACTTCGGTTATGAATCAGGCGTGTCATCAATTAACAAAGCCTTGGATGATGATATCGAGACTATTTTTTTGATTTCAGACACAAAATACAGTACGATTTCTTCGTCAATGATCAAAGAAGTTGCTAAGTTTAATGGTGACATTACGAAGTTCGTTTCTAAGCATGTCGCACAAGAGTTAACTAAACGGTTGCAGAAGGGAAATTGA
- a CDS encoding UPF0223 family protein → MRDNYSYPLDEEWSNSDIVGVMALYNAVEKAYESGIKREDFLQKYREFCQIVPMKMEQRRLDKEFQVESGYSIYQVFKQCQSTPSNGKVRLHYEGKKSRNR, encoded by the coding sequence ATGCGAGACAATTATAGCTATCCTCTCGATGAAGAGTGGTCAAACTCAGATATCGTCGGTGTCATGGCACTTTACAATGCCGTCGAGAAAGCTTATGAGTCAGGTATCAAGCGAGAAGACTTTTTGCAAAAGTACCGTGAATTTTGTCAGATCGTACCCATGAAAATGGAACAAAGACGACTCGATAAAGAATTTCAAGTTGAGTCAGGATATTCGATCTATCAAGTATTTAAGCAATGTCAATCAACGCCAAGCAACGGGAAAGTAAGGCTTCATTATGAAGGAAAAAAGTCAAGAAATAGATAG
- a CDS encoding FtsW/RodA/SpoVE family cell cycle protein yields MKKLNAKLIDFWIVIPYILLLGIGVVMVYSASFYNNMMVGGSTTQYLVKQAIFAVIGMVLCFLGYMLKTSILKSRGVITILAGITIPVLLYLVFKGILVPSSKVNGASAWVNLGLFNYQPLEMAKVFFVMYLALVLSNKRKVLMDVTFKEMLRTNVQQIVILGGTIFLVLIQPDIGGAMVLTLISIVMISASTIPSKLIISMDVSLVAVVGMIVTFLFTFKPGHFAQSYQYQRFLAMQNPFALERGAGAQLVNSFYAISNGGLFGVGLGNSIQKRGYLPEPHTDFILAIISEELGVVGVVIVLLLLATIVLRMLLVGIRSQNVYTSLVMYGVATMMMTQIFLNVGGLLGIIPLTGVTLPFISYGGSSMMILSLALGIVLNLEAEEKYDSIKLR; encoded by the coding sequence GTGAAAAAATTAAATGCGAAATTGATCGATTTTTGGATCGTGATACCATACATCCTGTTATTAGGGATTGGCGTGGTAATGGTTTATTCCGCCAGTTTTTATAACAATATGATGGTTGGTGGAAGTACAACACAATATTTAGTTAAACAGGCAATTTTTGCAGTTATCGGGATGGTACTTTGTTTTTTAGGGTATATGTTGAAAACTAGCATCTTAAAAAGTCGTGGTGTCATTACGATTTTAGCCGGAATAACGATTCCAGTCCTTTTATATTTAGTCTTCAAGGGAATATTGGTTCCTAGCAGTAAAGTTAATGGTGCCTCTGCTTGGGTCAATTTAGGATTGTTTAATTATCAACCGCTCGAAATGGCGAAGGTTTTCTTCGTCATGTACTTAGCCTTAGTATTGTCTAACAAGCGTAAGGTATTGATGGACGTCACGTTTAAGGAAATGTTGCGGACTAACGTTCAACAAATAGTAATTTTAGGAGGAACCATCTTTTTAGTTCTTATCCAACCTGATATTGGTGGTGCGATGGTCTTAACCTTGATCAGTATAGTTATGATCTCTGCATCGACCATTCCATCAAAATTGATCATTTCCATGGATGTCTCTTTAGTCGCAGTTGTGGGGATGATCGTCACATTCTTATTCACATTTAAACCTGGTCATTTTGCTCAAAGTTATCAATATCAAAGATTTTTAGCAATGCAAAATCCATTTGCTCTTGAGCGTGGTGCTGGTGCGCAGTTAGTTAACTCATTTTATGCCATCAGTAATGGTGGACTCTTTGGAGTGGGTTTAGGTAATAGTATCCAAAAACGTGGCTATTTGCCTGAACCTCACACTGATTTTATCTTAGCGATAATCAGCGAGGAGTTGGGAGTTGTCGGCGTCGTGATCGTTTTGCTTTTGCTAGCAACAATAGTTCTAAGAATGCTATTAGTTGGGATTCGTTCACAGAACGTCTATACATCATTAGTAATGTATGGCGTGGCAACTATGATGATGACACAGATTTTTCTAAATGTTGGTGGTCTTTTGGGAATCATTCCATTGACAGGTGTTACGCTACCGTTTATTAGCTATGGTGGTTCAAGTATGATGATTCTCTCGCTAGCATTGGGTATCGTTTTAAATCTTGAAGCAGAAGAAAAATATGATTCTATAAAATTAAGGTGA
- a CDS encoding helix-hairpin-helix domain-containing protein, whose amino-acid sequence METIIQQIKANKWIIGILTLLIIGYFFVHRSEQKSVVDTGQKVEQVAKAKPQKAEHQKSPKRFTVDIQGEVKHPGVYRMEKDSIVQDVIKTSGGLNDNADIRQLNQAQKVADEMKIYIPAQGETVQNQNNPAGTTATKNQKVNINSAKVEDFKDVRGVGPKKAEKIIEYRDKNGRYQSLDDLSKVGGIGKKTIDSWRDQLVV is encoded by the coding sequence ATGGAAACAATAATTCAACAAATCAAAGCTAATAAATGGATCATCGGAATTTTAACGCTCTTAATTATCGGGTACTTTTTTGTTCACCGTTCTGAACAAAAATCGGTAGTCGATACGGGACAAAAGGTTGAACAAGTTGCGAAAGCAAAGCCCCAAAAAGCTGAACACCAAAAAAGTCCAAAAAGATTTACTGTCGATATTCAAGGTGAAGTCAAACATCCAGGCGTTTATCGGATGGAAAAAGATTCAATTGTTCAGGATGTGATTAAGACATCTGGTGGTTTGAACGATAATGCCGATATCAGACAGCTCAATCAGGCACAAAAAGTGGCAGACGAGATGAAGATATACATCCCAGCTCAAGGAGAGACAGTTCAAAATCAAAATAATCCAGCTGGAACTACAGCTACTAAAAATCAAAAGGTCAATATTAACTCCGCAAAAGTTGAAGATTTCAAAGATGTGAGGGGTGTTGGTCCGAAAAAAGCAGAAAAGATCATTGAGTATCGTGATAAGAATGGTCGATATCAGTCGCTAGATGATCTAAGCAAGGTTGGTGGAATTGGCAAGAAAACAATTGATTCTTGGCGAGATCAGTTGGTTGTATAA